The stretch of DNA CGCGCGCGCGGGCGGCCTGCGCCTCGGCCGCGGCCAGCTCGGCGCGGGCGGCATCGCGCGCGGCGGCGTATTCCTGCGCGTCGATCACGAACAGGACCTGTCCCTTGCGAACCAGCGCCCCGTCGCGAAAGCCCTGCTGCACGATCGTGCCGCCGATCCGGGGATAGACCGCGACTTCGCTCCCGGCACGGATTTCGCCGATATATTCGGCATAAAGCGGGGTGTCCTGCACCCCGACCTGCTGGACGCGGACGGGGACCGGCGGCGGCTCGCTGGGGGCGGCAGCCCCGCAGGCGGCAAGCATCAAGGCCAGCGAAAGCGCTGCTGCCATGCGAAACCGGAACACCCTCATCGCGACCTCCCCCAAGGCCAGACTAGCGAAGGACGCGGGCGGCACCCTGTCCGATTCGAACCGGGAAAAACCCGGCATCGAATGCGACAATAATCAACAAAGGTTAGGTTGCAACTCGATTGCGAACCGCGAGGCCGGCCTGCGCGCTTCGCCGCCGCCTGCCCATTCCAACGGTGCGTTGGTGACGGGACGGATTCCTCGCTTTCGCGGGGCGGCCTTCGCTGTTCATCCCGGGCTGCACACGCTGCCGGCCGGCAGGCGCCGCCGCCTGCCAAGCGCGCGTTGAAAACTGATTTCGATCAGTATTCCATCGCAGGATCAGAGACTTCCGCCGGGAACGCTATGTCTGTGCGCCGTTGAACAGGCATGGCCCTTTTGCATGACACCTCCTTCGCCCGAACCTGCGCGCGCACCTTCGTTCCGGCTGCCGCCCTCGTCATGGCCCCCGCCTGCGACGGAGCCGCAAGCGATGCAGCAGCGCTCGGCGCGATCGATGCCGCGGGCACGACGGAAGGCGAGGCCCAAGACGCAGCGGCCGGTCTCGTCGCGCCGCGGGAGGTCGAGCGGGCGGCGCTCGAGAAGGCGGTCACCGACGAGCGGGTGCGCGCCCTTTACGAGGCGCGCGGATGGGAGGCGGCCTGGACCGACGAAAGCGCGCGGGCGCTGGTCGGGACGCTGAAGGACGCGGGGCGGCACGGGCTCGATCCGGGCGACTACCTGCGCTCGCTGCAGCAGGCCGCACGCAGCCCGGCGGCGCGCGAGGCGGCGCTGACAGCGGCCGCCTTTGCATATGCCGATGCGCTCGCAGACGGCCGGGCCGATCCCACTGCGCTATTCGAGACCTACACGCTCGACCGGCCCGATATCGACCTCTCCGCCGGGCTCGAAAGCGCGCTTGCCGAGGGGCGTGCGAGCGAATGGATCGAAAGCTTTGCTCCCGACACCGAGGAATATCGCGCGCTGTCCGAAGCTTTCCTCGAAAACGCCCGCAAGGCCGCCGCCCGCGGCGACAGCACGATCGGCGGGGGCGACCTCATCCGCCCGGGAAGCAGCGATCCGCGCGTGCCGCAGATCGCCGAGAGGCTGCGCGCGAAAGGCTATCTGGGGGAGGCGCGCCGCGGGAATGTCCCTGAGACGCGCTTTACGGAAAGAATGGCCGACGCGCTGCGCGAAATGCAGCGCGATTTCGGGATCGCCGACGACGGCATCGTCGGACCCGACGCGCTCAAAGTGCTCAACACCGCCGCCGAGGAACGCGCGCGCCTGCTCGCGGTCAATCTCGAACGCCTGCGCTGGCTCGAACGCGACCGGCCGCTGACCCGGATCGATGTCAACATCGCTGCCGCGCGGCTCGACTATTACGAGGACGGGGCGGTGGTCGACAGCCGCAAGGTGATCGTCGGCCAGCCCGGCTGGGAAACCCCGCAGCTGGGCTCGCCGATCTATCGGCTGGTCGCCAATCCGACCTGGACCGTGCCCAAGTCGATCGAGCGCGAGGAGATCGAGCCCAGGGGAGCGGGCTATCTCGCGCGCAACAACATGGTCCGCCGCGATGGCTGGATCGTCCAGCTTCCCGGACCCGGCAACGCGCTGGGCGAGGTCAAGTTCGACATGGAAAACGACCAGGCGATCTATCTTCACGACACGCCCGCGGTCAGCCTGTTCGAGCGCAACCAGCGCCATTTCAGCCACGGTTGCGTCCGGGTCGAGGACGCGCCGGGCTTCGCCCGGATGCTGGCGCGCGAGGCGGACGTGATAAGCGAATACCGCCCCGCCAAGGCAAGCGGCGAGGAGAGCTTCGTCCGCCTGCCGCAGCAGATCCCCGTGCGCCTGCTCTACCGGACCGCCTTTGTGGGCCGCGAGGGCGAGGTCGAATACCGCACCGACGTGTATGGCTGGGACAACCGCATCGCCCAAGCGCTCGGCTACGAACCGCGCGAGGCACCGCGGATCGAGATCTCGGTCAGCGATGTCGGGCCGTGAGGCGGTGTCTCAGCCCGGCTCCACCAGATTGTCGTCCGAATTGCGATCGACATACTTGTTGTAAGGATCGATCCCGACCCATTCGGGGCGGCGGTCGGTGACGATGCGAATGTCCTGCCGCCCCGATTTCACCGGGCGACGCTCCATCGCGATGACGTTTTCCTGAGCGAATTCGCCGGTTCCGGGGCGCTCGGTGAACAGGCCGACTTCGATCCGGTCCGCCAGCGGCGCTTCGCTTTCGCGGCCTTCGCCGTCGGCGTAGAACTTGGTCGCCTCGACCGTCAGCACGGTCTCGAAGCGTCCGTCGGCCAGCTCGCGCACCACCGCCTTGTCCGCTTTGAGGTCGTAGATCGTGATCTTCTGCAAAAGGTCCCGCACGAGGCCGCGCTCCTCTTCGTCGCGGGCGAGCGAGAAGAAGCCGTCGACAAGGTCGCGCGAGGAGGCATAGGGCTGGCTCTTGAAGCGGTAGCGATCGAGCAGCCCGGCCAGCATGGCGTTGACCCGGTTCTCCCCGAGCCGGTCCTGCAGTAGGTACATCACCACCGAACCCTTGCGGTAATGGATGTAGCCCTGGTTCTCGACCCGTTCGAGAGGCAGTTCCTCGATCGCCTCGCTCCCGCGCGAGCCGAGGTAATTGTCGAGCTCGTATTTGAGGAAGCGGCGCATCTGGTCTTCGCCATAGAGGTCCTTCATCACCATCAGCGCGGAATACTGCGCCAGCGTTTCGACGAGGATCGTCCCGCCCTGCTGGTCGGCGCTGATGAGCTGGTGCGCCCAGTACTGGTGCGCCATTTCGTGTGCGGCGATGTAGGTGACGTAATCGATCTCGCCCGGATCGGCGAGATCGGCGATGAAGCCGAGCCGTTCGGACCATGGCATGGTCCCGGCAAATGCCTGCGCGAAACTGGCGTATCCCGGAAACTCGATGATCCGGGCATGGTCGAACTGGTAGGGTCCGAAATTCGCCGCGTAATAACCGAGCGAGGCTTCCATCGCATCGAGCATCCGCTCGACATTATAGGGGTGCTGCGGGTCGTGGTAGACTTCGAGCCTGAGGCCGTCGTCGCCGAAATCCGGCAGGTCGCGCGATGCGATCTCGTATCCGGCCGACTGGACCGAGAAGAAGGCGAGGATCGGCGCACTCGAGCGAAAGCGCGCGATGCGGCGGTCGCCCTCAACCTTGTCCGAAATTTTCGTCCCCGGCGCGATCGGCACCTGGTCGGCGGCGGTCGAGATCGTGATGTCCGACATCACCCAGTCGACGTTGCCGACATAATTGCGCTCGCGCGCGCTTTCGTCCTCGAGCGGTGCCGGGCGCAGTTCGGGCTCGAGCCCGTAGCGCCGCCGGGTCGCGCGGTCGGACAGGAGGCCCTGCCGGCTCATGCCGAGCATCGGCGCGAATTCGCCGTTGTCGAGGAAGGTCCCGTTTTTGACGAGGCGCGTGCCGTAGCCGGTGGTCGACAGCGCCTTGTGCCAGCGGCGGCTGGCGAAAGTCAGGCGCGCTTCATCACCCGGCGCGAGCGGGGTTTCGAAGCGATAGATGCGGTATTGGAATTCCTCGTCGTCGCTTTCGAGCACGGCGCCGGGAACATTGACCTCGAGCAATTCGGTTTCCTCGTCGGGCAGGCGGACATGGAGCGTCTCGACCGGCGCGCCGGTGTCGTTGACCATGGTGTAGCGGCCCTTCGCCTCCATCCGGCGCTCTTTCGGGAAGATGTCGATGGTGAGCGCGACGTCGGTGAGCGAAGGCTGCTTGAGCGTCTCGTAGCGCAGGTATTTCTTTTCGTATTCGGCGAGCCGCGCCTCGCCGTCGTCGCGGCTGGCGTATTCGTTCTCGACGTTCATCTGGTTGTAGAGGAACGCGCCGGTCGCGCTCGCCGTGAGCAGGCCGGCCAGGCCGAGCGCGCCCGCGCCCGACATCGCTCGGGCCGGCAGGCGGCTCATGCGCGGGGCGAGCCGGGTTTCGGTCCCGCGCCGCCACAGCAGGTGGGCGAGCACCGCCAGCAGCAGCGCGAACCCGCCCCAGTAGAGCCGCATCCACCAGCCAAGCTCGCCGCCGACCGCGACGCCGTTCATGTCCGACACCGGGCTGAACCCTGTCCGCCCGTAAAGTATCAGCGGGTGGTCGAAACCGAGGTTGGACAGCGTGATGCTGGCGACGAGGTAGAGCGCCATGATGCCCCAGCCGACATACTTGTTGGGGCTCAATGCCTGCACGAACACGGAAAGCACGGCGATGAGCACGAGGTCGGCCGTGCCGGGCGCGACATACCAAGCGAGATACTTGCCGAATTCGAAATTGAAGTATCCGTTCGCCGCCTGCACCGCGACCGCCCCCGCGACCGAGATCAGCAGCGTTGCGAACAGGACGAGCGCGACCGCGATGGTCTTGGGGACCATGTAGGCCCAGCCCGGCAGCGAGGTCGCGTCGATCACCTCGTGGAACTTGCGGTCGCGGTCGCGCCAGACCAGTTCGCCGCCGTAATAGATCGCGATGATGAGCGGGAAGAGCGTGAAGGAGCCCTCAAGCACCGGGATCAGCGCGAAGGTCGCCGGGATCGGAGGCGTGCCGTAAAGGTCGCCGCCGAAAGCGAGCGCGGCGATCGAATTGAACAGGCCGAGCGCGAGCAGCACGATGAAGGCCGGGCTGCGCACGACCTGCCCGATTTCGAACCGGGTGGTCTTGGCAAGGCGCGCGAAGGATGCCTTTTGCGGACGGGACGCGGGCAGGGCGGCCACCGTGCGCGGCTTGGTCGCGGCGAGCTTTTCCGCCTTGCGCGCGAGCTTCCTCGCCTTGCGCGCCGAAATCCCGCGTTCGGCGAAAGTGAAGCGCCAGTAGGCGAGCGCGACCGCGGCGAGGCCGAGCAGCAGGGCAAGGGCGCGGTTGGCGAGGATCGTGGCTGTCAGCGGCGGCATTTGCGAGTTCGATTCCGCCGCGGTCCAGTAGCGCGTCTCGGCCGCATAGGCGCTGAAGCCCAGCGGGTCGGTGAGCGCGGCTATGTCGCGGTAGTCGGGCTCGGCTGCGACCACGACGCCGTAGACGAGGTAGATCACGAGAAAGCCGACCACAGCGACATAGGAATAGAGCATCGAGCGAGTCATCGTCGCCACCGCGAAGAACAGCGCGCTCAGCAGGAACACGGTCGGCAGGGCGTAGAGAAGGTAGGCTTCGCCATACCAGGCGAGATTGTTCGGCCCGACCGTCTCCGGGTCGATCCAGGGCATCGTCGAACCCAGCAGGATCGCCGCCGGCACGACGAGGAAGGCGAGCAGCGCCGCGCCCGCCGCGCCGGTGAAGCGGCCGATCAGGTAGGCGAATTTCGTCACCTGCGTCGAACGCACGATCGGCCCGAAGCCGCTGTCGTCGTCGCGCACCACGACATTGGCGACGAAGGCGGTGGTCACGAACATGAAGAACAGCGTGAGGACGAGCTGCGTCTCGATGATCGCGACCGGCGCATTGACGTTCACGTTGCCGCCGCTGCCGATCTGGATGTCCTCCGACGCGGTCGCGCCGAAGGTCAGCAGGAAGAAGATGACGAGCGCCGCCCAGAAGACGGGATTGCGCAGCTGGTAGCGCAGCTCGAACAGCGCGATCTTGCCGAACATGGATTGCGCCTCCTCAGGCCGCTTGCGCTGCGCCGGGTTCGTCGCGGCGGGTCGCGGCCAGGGTCGAGAAATAGACGTCCTCCAGCCCGCCGGGCGCCTGTTCGAAGCCGTCGCCCGGGTCGGTGGGCGAGAGGATGTGGATGATCGTGCGCCCCGCGAAGAGGCGGGTCGAGATGACTTCGTACATCTTCCGGTAGGCGCCCAGTTCGCCGCGCTCGATGGTCTTGGCCCAGATCGTACCGCGCGCCTTGTCGATGAGATCTTTCGGCGCACCCTCGAGCCGGATCGCCCCGTTCACCAGCACCGCCATGCGCGGGCACAGGTCGGCGACGTCCTCGACGATGTGGGTGGACAGGATCACGACGACATTCTCGCCGATCTCGGCCAGGAGATTGAGGAAGCGGTTGCGCTCTTCCGGGTCGAGCCCGGCGGTCGGTTCGTCGACGATGATGAGGTCGGGATTGCCGATCAGCGCCTGCGCGATGCCGAAGCGCTGGCGCATCCCTCCCGAAAAGCCCGCGATCGCCTTTTTGCGAACGTCCCACAGGTTGACCTGCGCGAGCAGCGTCTCGACCGTGTCGCGCCGTTCGGCCTTGCCAGCGATGCCTTTAAGCACCGCCATGTGATCGAGCATATCATAGGCCGAAACGCGCGGGTAGACGCCGAAATCCTGCGGCAGGTAGCCGAGGCGCTTCCTCAGTTCCTCCGGCTGCTCAAGCACGTCGAGGCCGTCGAAGACGATGCTGCCCGAAGTCGGCGTCTGCAGCGTCGCGACCGTGCGCATCAGGGTCGACTTGCCCGCGCCGTTGGGGCCGAGCAATCCGTACATCCCCTTGGGGATCGAAAGCGTCACATCGTCGAGCGCCCGCGTCCCGTTGGGATAGACGTGGCTGACACCGCTGAGTTCGAGCATGGAACCGATTCCTCCTGTTGGCGTGGAGGCTAGCGGGTGTGTTGCCGTTGTAAAGCACCAAAGTGCACCGCCTCTGCGAAGCGGCAAATCTTATCGATGAACGATATGGTGGCGGCGGATCAGACCGTCATCGACGTGCCGCGATAGATCCGTGCGCGATAGCGCGAATCCTGCGCATCCGGCAGCGGCGCGCCGACCAGCAGCACGGCGCGGGTGAAGCGCTTGAGTTCCTCGGCGTGTTCTTGCTCGTCGCGCGGTTCCTCGCTGCGGACCCGTCGGGTGAGGTTGATCTGGTTGACCGGCACATCGTGCACCAGCCGCTCGTTCTCGACCGCGAGCGTCGCGGTGAAGGCATGGAGGCTGGTCTTGACGAAATTGGCGAAGGCGAAATCGGCCCCGTCGCTGCCATAGGGCACGTCGGGCGACACGAGGACGAGCTGGCAACCGTCATAGAGCGAAGCCTTGCGCGCGATGCGGTAATGGCGGGTGATCTGGTCCTCCACCATGCGCGCGAAATCCTTGGTCGGGAGGACCTTGCCGCCGTCGAGCAGGGTTTCGGGCAGCGGCTCGGGCGGCATCGAGACGATCGTTGTCGGGCGGCCCCATTTGGACAGCGCCTCGTCCATCGCCTGCTCGATCGCATCGCCCGCGACAAGGACGTGGAGCGAGTCCTCGGAAATGTCCTTCGGCAAGAGGTCGCGCACCGCCTTTTCGCGGGCCTTGTTGCCGGTGACGAGGACGCAGTGGGCGACCTTGCAGTCCTCGATCATCACTCGGATGGTCTCGGCGACATAGTCGGCGAGATGCCCGCCCATGATCCACACCGTCTTGCCGGCCATCTGCTCGATCCGCTCGGGCTTGGGGCTGCCGAACATCTCGCGCTCGGTGTTCGAGCGTTCCACCCGCAGGCCGCCTGAAGGCATGAAGGTCTCGCCCGAAACCGCCCGGTCGGCGAGGAAGAAGACCGTGGCCTGCGCGACTTCGGCCTCGGTCGGCATGGCGCCGAGATGGAGCTGCGAGGTCACGCCCTTGCCGACCCCTTCGGCGACCTTGTCGACCTGCGCCTGCGGGAGGAAGGGCTTGTCCGCGGGAGGGACCAGCTTGAGCCAGGTCGCGCCGCCCGGCTCGGTGTACTGGCTCCATTCATTGGACCCGATCAGCATCCCGCCCAGTTGCAGGCGCACCAGCAGGCGCTGAGCCATGCCTTCGGTGAGGAGGTACTGGTCCCAGGTGCACACACCGTCGCCCTGCGCGGCGAATTCGAGTGCCAGCTTGCGCAGCGCCTCGGGTGCCTCGGCATCGTGCGAGAGCGTGCTCGCCGAATTGCGCGACAGGCGGATGAGGATCTTCTCGGCATCGCCGCCTCCGCGAATCGCCTCGATGACGGCCTCGTAGACCGCGTTCAGCCGCTTGTTCTCGAGGATCAGCTTCGCCCGGCGCTGGAACAGGCCGGGCTTGCCGCCCGTGCCCGACAGCCGGTCGCCGTCCACCGGGCCGGGGGCGATGGCGTTGAGCTGGATCTCCGGGCCGAGATAGGCCGAGAAATTCTCGACGATCGAGCGCTGCCCCGCCTTGGAAAGTCCGTAGTCGGCGCGGTTGGGATAGGCGACCGCGAGGAATTTCTCGCCACCGAAATAGGACGAGACATTGAGCACGTAGCCCGAGCCCTGCTCCTTCATCAGCGGGACGACGCGGCTCATCAGGTGGTAGTTGGAGACGAGGTTCGCATCGAGCGTGAAGCGCCACGCGTCGGGCTCCATGTCGACCACCATGTCCTCCGCGCCCGCGACCCCGGCATTGTTGATGAGATAGTCGATCCGCCCGAATTCCTCGAGCGTCGCGTCGATCGCCTTGTCGAGCGATGCGAAGTCGCTGACGTCGACATCGGCCATGATCTTCACCCGGCGCTCGACCCCGGCAAAGCCGATGTCCTGCAATTCGCCGACGATCCGCTCGCGCGCGGCGACCAGCTCGCTTTCGCGCCGGGCGACCATCATCACCTTCGCGCCCGCCAGCGCGAGCAGGCGCGCGACCTGTCCGCCGATCCCAGCGGAGCCCCCGGTGATGAAGGCGACCTTGCCGAGATGGAGGCCGGTGATGTTCTCGGCGAACCCGACCATCGCGCGTCGCGCGCCCGTCTCCTCGGCGATCGAGGCGGGGAGCTTGAGGTCGATCTCGGCGATGCGTTGTTCGCGGAACAGGACGCGGGTGGCATGGCCCGCGGCGAAGCGGATGTTTTCGGCTTCGGCATTGGTGTGGCGCACGATCTGGTTCGACCACACGGCATGGCCGGTCTCGCCATTGCCGGCCTGCACCTCTTCCTCGTTGCGCCAGATGCGGATCAGCTGGGTGATCCCGGCTGACAGCACGCGGGCGAAGGAATTGCCGGCAGCATCGCCCGGATTGGTCATGAAGACGCAGCGCGGCGGGGAGGGCATATCGGCATGGGCGCGCCAATATCGCGCGAGGCTGCGCGCGGTGGCGATCGCGCCGACCAGCTCGACCTCCATGAACTTGGCGACCGTCGCATCGTCCGCGCCGAGCAGCGGCCCGGCGAAATGTCCGGCCGGCTTGACCGGCAGCACGATCGCTCCGGTGATCGGCCCGCCAGCGTCCTGCTCGAACGCCGCGAGCGCCTCTTCCATTGCGTCCGGCTCGGACCGGGCGAAGCGGGTGACGGTCAGTTCCTCGCCGATCCCTTGCGCCTTCAGCCGCGCCTTGGCCTGCGCGACGTCTGCGTTGCGGGCAAGGCCGAGCCGCACTTTCGCGCCCGCGCCGACCAGCACCTTCGCGCTTTCGAGCGCCTCGTCCCACTCTTCGCCCGCAGCGATGAAGATCGCGAGGCCCGCGCCGTCCAAAGAACGCATCGAGGGTCGCGTCATGTAGGTCGAGGAGGAATTGCGGTTCGCCGAAAGGCCGTGGGTGACGTCGATCTCTTCGCCGGTGATGCCGCCCGATTCCTCGCTGGCAAGGAACAGGCAGGCGCCCGCGATGTCCGCTGGCGCGGGCAGGGGCTTGCCGTCGAGCTTGCCCCCCACCGGCCGGGTCAGCGCCATGCGCCCGGTGAAGTAATCCGCCGTGGTGTTTTCCGACTGTCCCTGCACCTTGTCCATGGCTGCGAAGACGGTGCGGATGCGGTCGCTCTCGATGGGACCGGGAAAGACCGTGTTCACGCGGATCCCGCGGGGGCCCAATTCCTGCGCGAGTTGGCGCGAGAGCGCGTTGAGCGCCGCCTTGGGGACGACATAGGCGGTGCGCCCGTAATAGCGGGTGTGCGAAAAGATGGTCGAGATGTTCACCATCGCGCCGCCCGTGGGCATCATCGGCGCCGCGATCCGCGCGAGGTTCCACGTCACGCCGAGCAGGTTCTTCATCGCATCGCCGGCTGTCTCGCTTTCGCCCGCGGCCTCCATTTCCTCTTTCGAGAAAGGCACGTTGTGGAGCGGTTGCTTGGGCCCGGCCGAGCCTGCGTTGTTGATGAGGATGTCGATGCGCCCGTAGTCGGCCTTGATCCGCTTGAACGCGGCACGGATCGAATCCGGGTCGGCCCCGTCGAGCACGGCGGTGTCGATCCGCTCGGGTGCCACTCCGGTGTCTGCGATGAGCTTCTCGCGCGCTTCCTTGATGCGCCCCTCGGTCCGGCCTGTCATGATGACGAAGGCCCCTTCGCGGGCGAAGGCGCGGCAGATTTCGCTGCCCAGATTGCCCGCGGCGCCCGTCACCAGCGCGATCCGGTTCGCAAGCCGGCCCTTCTTTCCCTCACCCTCGGTCTTGCTCACGCATTGTCTCCGTTATTGGGGCCGGCAGCACTCGCCGCAGCCCAGTATTCGAGCAGTTCGTTCTTTGTCCTGAGTCCGGTCGCGGGCAGCGCGTGGTTGACCACGTAGGTCGCGCCCGAATGGCGGTTGTCCCACATCGACTGGTGCGCTTGCGGGAGACCCTCCCATTCGACGAGCGTCGGCTCGGTCACGTCGAGGAGCCC from Erythrobacter sp. encodes:
- a CDS encoding ABC transporter ATP-binding protein gives rise to the protein MLELSGVSHVYPNGTRALDDVTLSIPKGMYGLLGPNGAGKSTLMRTVATLQTPTSGSIVFDGLDVLEQPEELRKRLGYLPQDFGVYPRVSAYDMLDHMAVLKGIAGKAERRDTVETLLAQVNLWDVRKKAIAGFSGGMRQRFGIAQALIGNPDLIIVDEPTAGLDPEERNRFLNLLAEIGENVVVILSTHIVEDVADLCPRMAVLVNGAIRLEGAPKDLIDKARGTIWAKTIERGELGAYRKMYEVISTRLFAGRTIIHILSPTDPGDGFEQAPGGLEDVYFSTLAATRRDEPGAAQAA
- a CDS encoding L,D-transpeptidase family protein, giving the protein MALLHDTSFARTCARTFVPAAALVMAPACDGAASDAAALGAIDAAGTTEGEAQDAAAGLVAPREVERAALEKAVTDERVRALYEARGWEAAWTDESARALVGTLKDAGRHGLDPGDYLRSLQQAARSPAAREAALTAAAFAYADALADGRADPTALFETYTLDRPDIDLSAGLESALAEGRASEWIESFAPDTEEYRALSEAFLENARKAAARGDSTIGGGDLIRPGSSDPRVPQIAERLRAKGYLGEARRGNVPETRFTERMADALREMQRDFGIADDGIVGPDALKVLNTAAEERARLLAVNLERLRWLERDRPLTRIDVNIAAARLDYYEDGAVVDSRKVIVGQPGWETPQLGSPIYRLVANPTWTVPKSIEREEIEPRGAGYLARNNMVRRDGWIVQLPGPGNALGEVKFDMENDQAIYLHDTPAVSLFERNQRHFSHGCVRVEDAPGFARMLAREADVISEYRPAKASGEESFVRLPQQIPVRLLYRTAFVGREGEVEYRTDVYGWDNRIAQALGYEPREAPRIEISVSDVGP
- a CDS encoding M1 family aminopeptidase; amino-acid sequence: MFGKIALFELRYQLRNPVFWAALVIFFLLTFGATASEDIQIGSGGNVNVNAPVAIIETQLVLTLFFMFVTTAFVANVVVRDDDSGFGPIVRSTQVTKFAYLIGRFTGAAGAALLAFLVVPAAILLGSTMPWIDPETVGPNNLAWYGEAYLLYALPTVFLLSALFFAVATMTRSMLYSYVAVVGFLVIYLVYGVVVAAEPDYRDIAALTDPLGFSAYAAETRYWTAAESNSQMPPLTATILANRALALLLGLAAVALAYWRFTFAERGISARKARKLARKAEKLAATKPRTVAALPASRPQKASFARLAKTTRFEIGQVVRSPAFIVLLALGLFNSIAALAFGGDLYGTPPIPATFALIPVLEGSFTLFPLIIAIYYGGELVWRDRDRKFHEVIDATSLPGWAYMVPKTIAVALVLFATLLISVAGAVAVQAANGYFNFEFGKYLAWYVAPGTADLVLIAVLSVFVQALSPNKYVGWGIMALYLVASITLSNLGFDHPLILYGRTGFSPVSDMNGVAVGGELGWWMRLYWGGFALLLAVLAHLLWRRGTETRLAPRMSRLPARAMSGAGALGLAGLLTASATGAFLYNQMNVENEYASRDDGEARLAEYEKKYLRYETLKQPSLTDVALTIDIFPKERRMEAKGRYTMVNDTGAPVETLHVRLPDEETELLEVNVPGAVLESDDEEFQYRIYRFETPLAPGDEARLTFASRRWHKALSTTGYGTRLVKNGTFLDNGEFAPMLGMSRQGLLSDRATRRRYGLEPELRPAPLEDESARERNYVGNVDWVMSDITISTAADQVPIAPGTKISDKVEGDRRIARFRSSAPILAFFSVQSAGYEIASRDLPDFGDDGLRLEVYHDPQHPYNVERMLDAMEASLGYYAANFGPYQFDHARIIEFPGYASFAQAFAGTMPWSERLGFIADLADPGEIDYVTYIAAHEMAHQYWAHQLISADQQGGTILVETLAQYSALMVMKDLYGEDQMRRFLKYELDNYLGSRGSEAIEELPLERVENQGYIHYRKGSVVMYLLQDRLGENRVNAMLAGLLDRYRFKSQPYASSRDLVDGFFSLARDEEERGLVRDLLQKITIYDLKADKAVVRELADGRFETVLTVEATKFYADGEGRESEAPLADRIEVGLFTERPGTGEFAQENVIAMERRPVKSGRQDIRIVTDRRPEWVGIDPYNKYVDRNSDDNLVEPG
- a CDS encoding SDR family NAD(P)-dependent oxidoreductase, with the protein product MSKTEGEGKKGRLANRIALVTGAAGNLGSEICRAFAREGAFVIMTGRTEGRIKEAREKLIADTGVAPERIDTAVLDGADPDSIRAAFKRIKADYGRIDILINNAGSAGPKQPLHNVPFSKEEMEAAGESETAGDAMKNLLGVTWNLARIAAPMMPTGGAMVNISTIFSHTRYYGRTAYVVPKAALNALSRQLAQELGPRGIRVNTVFPGPIESDRIRTVFAAMDKVQGQSENTTADYFTGRMALTRPVGGKLDGKPLPAPADIAGACLFLASEESGGITGEEIDVTHGLSANRNSSSTYMTRPSMRSLDGAGLAIFIAAGEEWDEALESAKVLVGAGAKVRLGLARNADVAQAKARLKAQGIGEELTVTRFARSEPDAMEEALAAFEQDAGGPITGAIVLPVKPAGHFAGPLLGADDATVAKFMEVELVGAIATARSLARYWRAHADMPSPPRCVFMTNPGDAAGNSFARVLSAGITQLIRIWRNEEEVQAGNGETGHAVWSNQIVRHTNAEAENIRFAAGHATRVLFREQRIAEIDLKLPASIAEETGARRAMVGFAENITGLHLGKVAFITGGSAGIGGQVARLLALAGAKVMMVARRESELVAARERIVGELQDIGFAGVERRVKIMADVDVSDFASLDKAIDATLEEFGRIDYLINNAGVAGAEDMVVDMEPDAWRFTLDANLVSNYHLMSRVVPLMKEQGSGYVLNVSSYFGGEKFLAVAYPNRADYGLSKAGQRSIVENFSAYLGPEIQLNAIAPGPVDGDRLSGTGGKPGLFQRRAKLILENKRLNAVYEAVIEAIRGGGDAEKILIRLSRNSASTLSHDAEAPEALRKLALEFAAQGDGVCTWDQYLLTEGMAQRLLVRLQLGGMLIGSNEWSQYTEPGGATWLKLVPPADKPFLPQAQVDKVAEGVGKGVTSQLHLGAMPTEAEVAQATVFFLADRAVSGETFMPSGGLRVERSNTEREMFGSPKPERIEQMAGKTVWIMGGHLADYVAETIRVMIEDCKVAHCVLVTGNKAREKAVRDLLPKDISEDSLHVLVAGDAIEQAMDEALSKWGRPTTIVSMPPEPLPETLLDGGKVLPTKDFARMVEDQITRHYRIARKASLYDGCQLVLVSPDVPYGSDGADFAFANFVKTSLHAFTATLAVENERLVHDVPVNQINLTRRVRSEEPRDEQEHAEELKRFTRAVLLVGAPLPDAQDSRYRARIYRGTSMTV